One window of the Archangium primigenium genome contains the following:
- the fusA gene encoding elongation factor G — MPREYPLERYRNIGIMAHIDAGKTTTTERILFYAGAIHKMGEVHEGTTTTDWMPQERERGITITSAAITAAWNRNDQKYRINIIDTPGHVDFTIEVERSLRVLDGTVAVFDAVNGVEPQSMTVWRQADKYRVPRICFINKMDRVGADFAMSVDSIREKLGARPVRLQLPLGAEDKHRGVIDLVRMKALVFQDSEMGSRYDEVDIPEELRAEADAARGELVEIAAEQDDALTEKFLEGQELTESEIRAAIRKGCLSLKVFPVFCGSAFKHKGVQPLLDAVVDYLPGPLDIPPVHGKSPKGQEETRETRDNAPLSALAFKIMPDPAFPSQTLTFLRLYSGKLESGSAVWNSVKGKRERIGRLVQMRADKKDEVAECYAGDICAVVGLKLATTGDTLCDDKHPIILEQMEFPEPVIDVAIEPKSTADQDKILTSLARLAAEDPSFRVRTHEETGQTLIAGMGELHLEIIVDRLRREHKVDANVGKPQVAYRETIAKQVETEGKYIRQVGGKGQYGHIWLRVSPNKSGEGFAFSNTIPAEKVTREFVEAARQGIQESLSSGPIAGYPLLDVKVEAFDGSMHETESNEMAFKIAGSMAFRDAVRGADPVLLEPIMDCEIVTPNDFMGDVIGDVTGRRGKVQGMEPRPGDLQAVLALVPLAKMFGYSTDLRSRSQGRATYTMRFSHYAPAPKDVLNR, encoded by the coding sequence ATGCCCCGCGAGTATCCGCTCGAGCGCTATCGCAACATCGGCATCATGGCGCACATCGACGCCGGCAAGACGACGACCACGGAACGGATCCTGTTCTACGCGGGCGCCATCCACAAGATGGGCGAGGTGCATGAAGGCACCACGACCACGGACTGGATGCCGCAGGAGCGCGAGCGTGGCATCACCATCACCTCGGCGGCCATCACCGCGGCCTGGAACCGGAACGATCAGAAGTACCGCATCAACATCATCGACACCCCCGGCCACGTGGACTTCACCATCGAGGTGGAGCGTTCGCTGCGCGTGCTGGACGGCACCGTGGCGGTCTTCGACGCGGTGAACGGCGTGGAGCCCCAGTCGATGACGGTGTGGCGCCAGGCGGACAAGTACCGGGTGCCGCGCATCTGCTTCATCAACAAGATGGATCGCGTGGGCGCGGACTTCGCCATGTCCGTCGACAGCATCCGCGAGAAGCTCGGCGCGCGTCCGGTGCGCCTGCAGCTGCCGCTGGGGGCCGAGGACAAGCACCGCGGCGTGATCGACCTGGTGCGCATGAAGGCGCTCGTCTTCCAGGACTCGGAGATGGGCAGCCGCTACGACGAGGTGGACATCCCCGAGGAGCTGCGCGCGGAGGCCGACGCGGCCCGCGGCGAGCTCGTGGAGATCGCCGCCGAGCAGGATGACGCGCTCACGGAGAAGTTCCTCGAGGGCCAGGAGCTGACCGAGTCGGAGATCCGCGCGGCCATCCGCAAGGGGTGTCTGTCGCTGAAGGTCTTCCCGGTGTTCTGTGGCTCGGCCTTCAAGCACAAGGGCGTACAGCCGCTGCTGGACGCGGTGGTGGACTACCTGCCGGGCCCATTGGACATCCCGCCGGTGCACGGCAAGAGCCCCAAGGGCCAGGAAGAGACGCGCGAGACGCGGGACAACGCGCCCTTGAGCGCGCTGGCCTTCAAGATCATGCCGGACCCGGCCTTCCCGTCGCAGACGCTCACGTTCCTGCGGCTGTACTCGGGCAAGCTGGAGTCGGGCTCGGCGGTGTGGAACTCGGTGAAGGGCAAGCGCGAGCGCATTGGCCGCTTGGTGCAGATGCGCGCGGACAAGAAGGACGAGGTGGCCGAATGCTACGCCGGGGATATCTGCGCGGTGGTGGGCCTCAAGTTGGCGACGACGGGGGACACCCTGTGCGACGACAAGCACCCCATCATCCTGGAGCAGATGGAGTTCCCCGAGCCCGTCATCGACGTGGCCATCGAGCCGAAGTCCACGGCGGATCAGGACAAGATCCTCACCAGCCTGGCGCGTCTGGCCGCGGAGGATCCGTCCTTCCGGGTCCGCACCCACGAGGAGACGGGGCAGACGCTGATCGCGGGCATGGGCGAGCTGCACCTGGAGATCATCGTCGATCGGCTGCGGCGTGAGCACAAGGTGGACGCCAACGTGGGCAAGCCCCAGGTGGCCTACCGGGAGACGATCGCCAAGCAAGTGGAGACCGAGGGCAAGTACATCCGGCAGGTGGGCGGCAAGGGCCAGTACGGCCACATCTGGCTGCGCGTGAGCCCCAACAAGTCGGGCGAGGGCTTCGCTTTCTCCAACACCATTCCCGCGGAGAAGGTCACCCGGGAGTTCGTGGAGGCGGCCCGTCAGGGCATCCAGGAGTCGCTGTCGAGTGGACCCATCGCCGGCTACCCGCTCCTGGACGTGAAGGTGGAGGCCTTCGATGGCTCCATGCACGAGACGGAGTCCAACGAGATGGCGTTCAAGATCGCCGGCTCGATGGCCTTCCGGGACGCCGTGCGTGGGGCGGACCCCGTGCTCCTCGAGCCCATCATGGACTGCGAGATCGTCACCCCGAACGACTTCATGGGCGACGTGATCGGCGACGTGACGGGGCGCAGGGGAAAGGTCCAGGGCATGGAGCCTCGGCCGGGGGACTTGCAGGCGGTCTTGGCCCTGGTTCCGCTCGCCAAGATGTTCGGCTACTCGACCGACCTGCGCAGCCGCAGCCAGGGAAGAGCGACCTACACCATGCGGTTCAGCCACTACGCTCCAGCGCCCAAGGATGTCCTCAACCGGTGA
- the rpsG gene encoding 30S ribosomal protein S7 produces the protein MPRRRVVAKRKILPDPKFQDRLVTKFVNDLMRKGKKSIAERVCYGAFSLIEERAKEDPLKTFKKALDNVKPVLEVKSRRVGGATYQVPVEVRQDRRVALGMRWIITYAKARGEKTAMEKLAGEIMDAANNRGNAVKKREDTHKMAEANKAFAHYRW, from the coding sequence ATGCCTCGTCGTCGCGTAGTAGCCAAGCGCAAGATCCTTCCTGATCCGAAGTTCCAGGACCGCCTCGTCACGAAGTTCGTGAACGACCTGATGCGCAAGGGGAAGAAGTCCATCGCCGAGCGGGTGTGCTACGGCGCCTTCAGCCTCATCGAGGAGCGTGCGAAGGAGGACCCCCTCAAGACGTTCAAGAAGGCCCTGGACAACGTCAAGCCCGTGCTCGAGGTGAAGAGCCGCCGCGTCGGTGGCGCCACCTACCAGGTTCCCGTGGAGGTCCGTCAGGACCGCCGCGTGGCGCTGGGCATGCGCTGGATCATCACCTACGCCAAGGCGCGCGGTGAGAAGACGGCCATGGAGAAGCTGGCGGGCGAGATCATGGACGCCGCCAACAACCGTGGCAACGCGGTGAAGAAGCGCGAGGACACGCACAAGATGGCCGAGGCCAACAAGGCCTTCGCCCACTACCGCTGGTAG
- the rpsL gene encoding 30S ribosomal protein S12, with protein sequence MPTISQLVRQGREKLNIKGKSPALKECPQKRGVCTRVYTTTPKKPNSALRKVARVRLTNGIEVTSYIPGVGHNLQEHSVVMIRGGRVKDLPGVRYHIIRGTLDSVGVAGRKQSRSKYGAKRPS encoded by the coding sequence GTGCCAACCATCAGCCAGCTGGTCCGCCAGGGCCGCGAGAAGTTGAACATCAAGGGCAAGAGCCCCGCTCTGAAGGAGTGCCCCCAGAAGCGTGGCGTCTGCACCCGCGTGTACACCACCACGCCGAAGAAGCCGAACTCGGCCCTTCGCAAGGTGGCGCGTGTTCGCCTGACGAACGGAATCGAAGTGACGTCCTACATCCCCGGCGTGGGCCACAACCTCCAGGAGCACTCGGTGGTGATGATCCGTGGCGGCCGTGTGAAGGACCTCCCGGGCGTGCGCTACCACATCATCCGCGGCACGCTGGACTCCGTGGGCGTGGCCGGCCGCAAGCAGAGCCGCTCCAAGTACGGCGCCAAGCGTCCGAGCTGA
- the rimI gene encoding ribosomal protein S18-alanine N-acetyltransferase: MRRMREDTRPSRRGKPDPAFLIRRMTREDLPAVMDLEKASFRNPWSQELLQRELTHDWSIIFLLEEPLPEGGRRLLGISIFWIVHDEVHVLNVATAPEHRRRGVAHALMDATLAEGRARKCCLATLEVRKGNEAAINLYKAFGFRAVGVRPNYYVDEGVAPEDAIVMVLDF, encoded by the coding sequence ATGAGGCGCATGCGCGAGGACACCCGGCCGAGCCGTCGGGGCAAGCCTGATCCGGCCTTCCTCATCCGGAGGATGACCCGCGAGGACCTGCCCGCGGTGATGGACCTGGAGAAGGCCTCGTTCCGCAACCCCTGGTCCCAGGAACTGCTCCAGCGCGAGCTCACGCACGACTGGTCCATCATCTTCCTGCTGGAGGAGCCCCTTCCCGAGGGCGGCCGACGGCTGCTGGGCATCTCCATCTTCTGGATCGTGCATGACGAGGTGCACGTGCTCAACGTGGCCACCGCGCCGGAGCACCGGCGGCGGGGGGTGGCCCACGCGCTCATGGACGCCACGCTGGCCGAGGGGCGGGCACGCAAGTGCTGCCTGGCGACGCTCGAGGTGCGCAAGGGCAACGAGGCGGCCATCAACCTCTACAAGGCCTTTGGCTTCCGGGCGGTGGGCGTGCGGCCCAACTACTACGTGGACGAGGGCGTGGCGCCCGAGGACGCGATCGTGATGGTCCTCGACTTCTAG
- the dnaJ gene encoding molecular chaperone DnaJ has product MADDYYQILGVPRTASADEIKKAFRKLARTYHPDVNPGNKEAEERFKQLNSAFEVLSDERKRKLYDEFGEEAGKLGFDEKKAEQYRAYKAARAGGGGMPYGGGGGADFDIGDILGDIFGRAGGGGVDIGEILGRAGGGRAQGPVAGEDITATLTVSFAEALTGTERNISLQRPGRCGRCQGSGQSGAPTTCATCGGSGKVRRGGGVLGMSTGGTCPTCRGSGRAAPPCPACQGAGVVEETTRLTVKVPAGVQTGSKMRLAGQGAAGARGGPSGDLYIEMIVAEHPLVRREGDDLHMDLPVTVPEAMLGAEIRVPTFQGEVTVKVPPASQSGRRMRLKGRGSPSLKGGAPGDLYLTLQVKVPEQPSEEARQAAETLARAYSSDVRGTLQL; this is encoded by the coding sequence ATGGCGGACGACTACTACCAGATTCTCGGCGTGCCCCGGACGGCGTCGGCCGACGAAATCAAGAAGGCCTTCCGCAAGCTCGCGCGCACGTACCACCCCGATGTCAACCCGGGCAACAAGGAGGCCGAGGAGCGATTCAAGCAGCTCAACTCCGCCTTCGAGGTGCTGTCGGACGAGCGCAAGCGCAAGCTCTACGATGAGTTCGGCGAGGAGGCCGGCAAGCTCGGCTTCGACGAGAAGAAGGCCGAGCAGTACCGGGCCTACAAGGCCGCGCGCGCCGGCGGCGGCGGCATGCCCTACGGCGGGGGCGGCGGCGCGGACTTCGACATCGGGGACATCCTCGGGGACATCTTCGGGCGGGCGGGCGGCGGCGGCGTGGACATCGGGGAGATCCTCGGGCGCGCGGGCGGCGGCCGTGCCCAGGGCCCCGTCGCGGGCGAGGACATCACCGCCACGCTCACGGTCAGCTTCGCCGAGGCCCTCACCGGCACCGAGCGCAACATCTCCCTGCAGCGGCCCGGACGCTGCGGACGCTGCCAGGGCTCGGGCCAGTCCGGAGCCCCCACCACCTGCGCCACCTGTGGCGGCAGCGGCAAGGTCCGCCGGGGGGGCGGCGTGCTGGGCATGTCCACGGGCGGCACCTGCCCCACCTGCCGCGGCTCCGGACGCGCCGCGCCTCCCTGCCCCGCCTGCCAGGGCGCGGGCGTCGTCGAGGAGACGACCCGGCTCACCGTGAAGGTGCCCGCCGGCGTGCAGACCGGCTCCAAGATGCGCCTGGCCGGCCAGGGGGCCGCGGGCGCTCGCGGGGGCCCCTCGGGTGACCTGTACATCGAGATGATCGTGGCCGAGCACCCCCTGGTGCGCCGCGAGGGGGATGATCTCCACATGGATCTGCCGGTGACGGTGCCCGAGGCCATGCTCGGCGCGGAGATCCGCGTGCCCACCTTCCAGGGAGAGGTCACGGTGAAGGTGCCCCCCGCCTCCCAGTCCGGCCGCCGCATGCGGCTCAAGGGGCGCGGCTCGCCCTCGCTCAAGGGCGGCGCGCCGGGAGACCTCTACCTCACCCTCCAGGTCAAGGTGCCCGAGCAGCCCTCGGAAGAGGCCCGCCAGGCCGCCGAGACGCTCGCGCGCGCCTATTCCTCGGACGTGCGGGGCACGCTCCAGTTGTGA
- a CDS encoding HEAT repeat domain-containing protein: protein MGIFDFLGGSGPDKALKLKSKVTQKYGDPNSRQKALQQLGEMKIPEAVTVLMHRYTITVEPLTTDADEKEHVFELIKGFGKDAVAPVTDFLRKSEQATSWAIRVLEALQSEAEVTTSVVETLAALSAHYMRDPQKKIVLLHYVTGKQDERIAPAVLPYLDDMADDVKIAALKALGPLKHEPAREPILKLTQGDTARRVQVAAQQAADESGFKA, encoded by the coding sequence ATGGGCATCTTCGATTTCCTCGGCGGCTCCGGCCCCGACAAAGCGCTCAAGCTCAAGTCCAAGGTGACCCAGAAGTACGGGGATCCCAACAGCCGGCAGAAGGCCTTGCAGCAGCTCGGGGAGATGAAGATCCCCGAGGCGGTCACCGTGCTCATGCACCGCTACACCATCACCGTGGAGCCCCTCACCACGGACGCGGACGAGAAGGAGCACGTCTTCGAGCTCATCAAGGGCTTTGGCAAGGACGCCGTGGCGCCCGTCACCGACTTCCTGCGCAAGAGCGAGCAGGCCACCTCCTGGGCCATCCGCGTGCTCGAGGCGCTGCAGAGCGAGGCCGAGGTCACCACCAGCGTCGTGGAGACGCTCGCCGCGCTCAGCGCCCACTACATGCGCGATCCGCAGAAGAAGATCGTCCTGCTGCACTACGTCACCGGCAAGCAGGACGAGCGCATCGCCCCGGCGGTGCTGCCCTACCTCGACGACATGGCGGATGACGTGAAGATCGCCGCCCTCAAGGCGCTCGGCCCCCTCAAGCACGAGCCCGCGCGCGAGCCCATCCTCAAGCTCACCCAGGGCGACACCGCCCGCCGCGTGCAGGTGGCCGCGCAGCAGGCCGCCGACGAGAGCGGCTTCAAGGCCTGA
- a CDS encoding histidine kinase dimerization/phospho-acceptor domain-containing protein, translating into MPKKKVPHLAEVVTLRPEVVKKPSRRAVKPQPPVENDDAERTLVEMARHISSSEGPTEALRAQLQHIHTLLQAKACYVARFVPSRNQLQVEHVRGRYDERITAATPEEGIIGRAFAERAILRDEETVAVPLESPQGISGVLAVLAPRRSVSDALLQALAGQLSAAYEVARLRDDSARRNKDLQTAIAGLKALEQSRDELLGNVSHDLKNPLTTIKAYLAMLGREKLGPLADSQRRAVQVCDRSADRMLRMVNDLLLMSRLQAGKMQLNQRPFGLRAVAEEVIRALTPSAEQSKVQLVLPSTGEVFVRGDRERIAEAIQNLVESGINRCEADDRVEVRVGSEDGLALLTVKDTGPGLGTEDLEHVFDPFHRPGVRGQGHSLGLPLVAKIMALHGGRVEAASTLGEGTSLQMVMPLFAGAVSSPDFVQTGPRAGGILLVEDDADCREVLQQVLEQEGYRVMSTSGAAEARSILSHIRPAMVLLDLRLSEEDGRSVLRFIRGTESLADVAVYIISGASDVSTLGAGQGLDRIDGFFEKPLQLPRLLDTVGAVVRPSRRNPAVS; encoded by the coding sequence GTGCCCAAGAAGAAGGTTCCCCATCTGGCCGAAGTCGTCACCCTCCGCCCGGAGGTGGTGAAGAAGCCGTCCCGGCGCGCGGTGAAGCCCCAGCCTCCCGTGGAGAACGACGACGCCGAGCGCACGCTCGTGGAGATGGCCCGGCACATCTCCTCCAGCGAGGGCCCCACCGAGGCCCTGCGCGCCCAGCTCCAGCACATCCACACCCTCTTGCAGGCCAAGGCCTGCTACGTGGCGCGCTTCGTGCCCTCGCGCAACCAGCTCCAGGTGGAGCACGTGCGCGGCCGCTACGACGAGCGCATCACCGCCGCCACGCCCGAGGAGGGCATCATCGGCCGCGCCTTCGCCGAGCGCGCCATCCTGCGCGACGAGGAGACCGTGGCCGTGCCGCTCGAGAGCCCCCAGGGCATCAGCGGCGTGCTCGCCGTGCTCGCCCCGCGCCGCTCGGTGTCCGACGCCCTGCTCCAGGCGCTCGCGGGCCAGCTGTCCGCCGCCTATGAAGTGGCGCGCCTGCGCGACGACAGCGCCCGGCGCAACAAGGACCTGCAGACGGCCATCGCGGGCCTCAAGGCGCTCGAGCAGAGCCGCGACGAACTCCTGGGCAACGTGTCCCACGATCTCAAGAACCCGCTCACCACCATCAAGGCCTACCTGGCCATGCTGGGCCGCGAGAAGCTCGGCCCGCTCGCCGACTCCCAGCGCCGCGCGGTGCAGGTGTGCGATCGCAGCGCGGACCGCATGCTGCGCATGGTGAACGATCTGCTGCTCATGTCCCGGCTCCAGGCCGGCAAGATGCAGCTCAACCAGCGGCCCTTCGGGCTGCGCGCCGTGGCCGAGGAGGTCATCCGCGCCCTCACCCCGTCCGCCGAGCAGTCCAAGGTGCAGCTCGTGCTGCCCTCCACCGGCGAGGTCTTCGTGCGCGGGGATCGCGAGCGCATCGCCGAGGCCATCCAGAACCTCGTGGAGAGCGGCATCAACCGCTGCGAGGCGGACGACCGCGTGGAGGTGCGCGTGGGCAGCGAGGACGGCCTCGCGCTGCTCACCGTGAAGGACACCGGCCCGGGCCTGGGCACCGAGGACCTGGAGCACGTCTTCGATCCCTTCCACCGGCCCGGCGTGCGCGGCCAGGGTCACAGCCTCGGCCTGCCGCTCGTGGCGAAGATCATGGCGCTGCACGGCGGCCGCGTGGAGGCCGCGAGCACCCTGGGCGAGGGCACCAGCCTGCAGATGGTGATGCCCCTGTTCGCCGGCGCCGTCAGCTCGCCGGACTTCGTGCAGACGGGCCCGCGCGCCGGCGGCATCCTGCTCGTCGAGGACGACGCGGACTGCCGCGAGGTGCTCCAGCAGGTGCTCGAGCAGGAGGGCTACCGGGTGATGTCCACCTCGGGTGCCGCCGAGGCGCGCTCCATCCTCTCGCACATCCGCCCGGCCATGGTGCTGCTCGACCTGCGCCTGAGCGAAGAGGACGGACGCTCCGTGCTGCGCTTCATCCGCGGCACCGAGTCGCTCGCCGACGTGGCCGTCTACATCATCTCCGGCGCGAGCGACGTCTCCACGCTGGGCGCGGGCCAGGGCCTGGATCGCATCGACGGCTTCTTCGAGAAGCCCCTGCAGCTGCCCCGGCTGCTCGACACCGTGGGCGCCGTGGTCCGCCCGAGCCGCCGCAATCCCGCGGTCTCCTGA
- the argS gene encoding arginine--tRNA ligase, giving the protein MSPPVYSRYRTAFVEALAQSLGVPASEIDSQVKPADPAHGDLSFPTFPLAKAQKKAPLAIAAALAQGLKVPGLEIAATGPYVNARFAPLPFSAEVIDAARTQGTRYGGSDVGAGKTVVMDYSSPNIAKPIAFHHIRSTVIGHAVANLHRALGYKVEGINYLGDWGKQFGLVAVGFQEYGESDKRQDMAHLVQVYVKANQRAEKEPAFDERAREFFRRMEAGDGEALALWKEFRETSVRDFKRIYARLGVTFEHIEGESFYQGKMEPVIEEIARTVGVKESQGATIVDLPYEENEPPVLLKKNDGSTLYATRDLAAAIDRHERFHFDKSLYIVATDQALHFRQLFRVLKAMGRAFVDRMTHVNFGRVHGMSTRQGNVVLLTDVLDEARARARTIVDKNIAEGKIQTDDPEKLAEQIGLGAIFFGDLKNRRATDYTFDWDEVLNLTGHTGAYLQYAHARACNILRKGGGAPATYDAALLTLPEEQAVLRAIARLPVVVQEAAEQQEPSFVARWLLDLAATFSSYYTAGNQDRNKRVVLEDNEPLKAARLALTDATRASLAAGLTLLGIATPENM; this is encoded by the coding sequence ATGAGCCCTCCCGTCTACTCCCGTTACCGGACCGCTTTCGTCGAGGCGCTCGCCCAGTCGCTGGGCGTGCCCGCCTCCGAGATCGACTCCCAGGTGAAGCCCGCGGATCCCGCCCACGGCGACCTGTCCTTTCCCACCTTTCCCCTGGCCAAGGCCCAGAAGAAGGCCCCGCTGGCCATCGCCGCCGCGCTCGCCCAGGGCCTGAAGGTCCCCGGCCTGGAGATCGCCGCCACGGGCCCCTACGTCAACGCGCGCTTTGCCCCCCTGCCCTTCAGCGCCGAGGTGATCGACGCGGCGCGCACCCAGGGCACGCGCTACGGGGGCTCGGACGTGGGCGCGGGCAAGACGGTGGTGATGGACTACTCCTCGCCCAACATCGCCAAGCCCATCGCCTTCCACCACATCCGCTCCACGGTCATCGGCCACGCCGTGGCCAACCTGCACCGGGCGCTCGGCTACAAGGTCGAGGGCATCAACTACCTGGGCGACTGGGGCAAGCAGTTCGGCCTGGTGGCCGTGGGCTTCCAGGAGTACGGCGAGTCGGACAAGCGCCAGGACATGGCGCACCTGGTGCAGGTGTACGTGAAGGCCAACCAGCGCGCGGAGAAGGAGCCCGCCTTCGACGAGCGCGCCCGGGAGTTCTTCCGGCGCATGGAGGCCGGCGACGGCGAGGCGCTCGCCCTGTGGAAGGAGTTCCGCGAGACGAGCGTGCGCGACTTCAAGCGCATCTACGCGCGGCTGGGCGTGACGTTCGAGCACATCGAGGGCGAGAGCTTCTATCAGGGCAAGATGGAGCCGGTCATCGAGGAGATCGCGCGCACGGTGGGCGTCAAGGAGTCCCAGGGCGCCACCATCGTGGACCTGCCCTACGAGGAGAACGAGCCGCCCGTGCTCCTCAAGAAGAACGACGGCAGCACGCTCTACGCCACGCGCGACCTGGCGGCGGCGATCGACCGCCACGAGCGCTTCCACTTCGACAAGTCGCTCTACATCGTGGCCACGGATCAGGCGCTGCACTTCCGTCAGCTCTTCCGGGTGCTCAAGGCCATGGGCCGCGCGTTCGTGGACCGCATGACGCACGTGAACTTCGGCCGGGTGCACGGCATGAGCACGCGCCAGGGCAACGTGGTGCTGCTCACCGACGTGCTCGACGAGGCCCGGGCCCGCGCGCGCACCATCGTCGACAAGAACATCGCCGAGGGGAAGATCCAGACGGACGACCCGGAGAAGCTCGCCGAGCAGATTGGCCTCGGCGCCATCTTCTTCGGCGACCTCAAGAACCGCCGGGCCACCGACTACACCTTCGACTGGGACGAGGTGCTCAACCTCACCGGCCACACGGGCGCCTACCTCCAGTACGCCCACGCGCGCGCCTGCAACATCCTGCGCAAGGGCGGCGGCGCGCCGGCGACCTATGACGCCGCGCTGCTCACCCTGCCCGAGGAGCAGGCCGTGCTGCGCGCCATCGCGCGGCTGCCCGTGGTGGTGCAGGAGGCCGCCGAGCAGCAGGAGCCGAGCTTCGTGGCGCGCTGGCTGCTCGACCTGGCCGCGACGTTCAGCAGCTACTACACGGCGGGCAACCAGGACCGGAACAAGCGCGTGGTGCTGGAGGACAACGAGCCGCTCAAGGCGGCGCGTCTGGCGCTCACCGACGCCACCCGCGCGTCGCTCGCCGCCGGCCTGACGCTGTTGGGCATCGCCACTCCCGAGAACATGTAA